In Afipia sp. GAS231, a single window of DNA contains:
- a CDS encoding succinate dehydrogenase assembly factor 2: MTGSTRSSSGLDDRRKRLLFRCWHRGTREMDLILGRFADAEIAGLSEGELTQLEHLIELPDPDLYAALTGDKPLAPDYASALYDRIKAFRAVEHDA, encoded by the coding sequence ATGACGGGATCGACACGATCAAGCAGCGGGCTCGATGACCGCCGCAAGCGGCTGCTGTTTCGCTGCTGGCATCGCGGGACCCGCGAGATGGACCTGATCCTCGGCCGCTTTGCCGATGCCGAGATCGCCGGCCTGTCGGAGGGTGAACTGACGCAGCTTGAACACCTGATCGAGTTGCCCGATCCCGATCTCTATGCTGCGTTGACCGGCGACAAGCCGTTGGCGCCGGACTATGCCAGTGCGCTGTACGACCGCATCAAGGCGTTTCGCGCGGTGGAACACGACGCATGA
- the glmS gene encoding glutamine--fructose-6-phosphate transaminase (isomerizing), translating to MCGIVGILGRSPVAELLVDSLKRLEYRGYDSAGVATLEGDYLARRRAEGKLKNLEKRLQAEPLAGHTGIGHTRWATHGKPTESNAHPHATENVAVVHNGIIENFRELRTMLEKQGAKFSSETDTEVVAHLVNSYLLNGDTPQEAVKKSLPQLRGAFALAFVFKGHNDLMIGARKGSPLAVGHGDGEMYLGSDAIALAPFTDTISYLEDGDWVVLSREVSVIYDEHNAVANREVLKSGASSFLVDKANYRHFMAKEIHEQPEVVGHTLARYIDMASERVMLPVKLPFDFKDIQRISIVACGTASYAGYVAKYWFERLGRVPVEIDVASEFRYREAPLRKGDLAIFISQSGETADTLAALRYAKAEGVHTLSVVNVPTSTIARESETMLQTLAGPEIGVASTKAFTCQLMVLASLAVAVGKARGELSDADEAKLVHGLIEIPRLMAQALTIEPQIEKLAREISKSKDVLYLGRGTSYPLALEGALKLKEISYIHAEGYAAGELKHGPIALIDENMPVVVIAPHDRVFEKTVSNMQEVAARGGNIILMTDAKGAAEATMESLVTIILPDMAATFTPMVYAIPVQLLAYHTAVVMGTDVDQPRNLAKSVTVE from the coding sequence ATGTGCGGCATTGTCGGCATTCTCGGACGCAGCCCGGTCGCGGAGCTGCTGGTGGATTCGCTCAAACGCCTGGAATATCGCGGTTACGATTCCGCAGGCGTCGCCACGCTGGAAGGCGATTACCTGGCGCGCCGCCGCGCCGAGGGCAAGCTCAAGAACCTGGAAAAGCGGCTGCAGGCCGAGCCGCTCGCCGGCCATACCGGGATCGGTCACACCCGCTGGGCGACCCACGGCAAGCCGACCGAAAGCAACGCACATCCGCATGCGACCGAAAACGTAGCCGTCGTCCACAACGGCATCATCGAGAATTTTCGCGAACTGCGCACCATGCTTGAGAAGCAGGGCGCCAAATTCTCCAGCGAGACCGATACCGAAGTGGTCGCGCATCTCGTCAATTCCTATCTGCTCAACGGCGATACGCCGCAGGAGGCGGTGAAAAAGTCGCTGCCGCAACTGCGCGGCGCATTCGCGCTGGCGTTCGTCTTCAAGGGCCATAACGATCTGATGATCGGCGCCCGCAAAGGCTCGCCGCTCGCGGTCGGTCATGGCGACGGCGAGATGTATCTGGGCTCGGACGCGATCGCACTGGCGCCGTTCACCGACACCATCAGCTATCTCGAAGATGGCGACTGGGTGGTGCTGTCGCGCGAAGTCAGCGTGATCTACGACGAACATAACGCGGTAGCCAACCGCGAAGTGCTGAAATCCGGCGCGTCGTCGTTCCTGGTCGACAAGGCGAACTATCGCCACTTCATGGCCAAGGAAATCCACGAGCAGCCGGAAGTGGTCGGCCACACGCTGGCCCGCTATATCGACATGGCGAGCGAGCGCGTCATGCTGCCGGTCAAACTGCCGTTCGACTTCAAGGACATTCAGCGCATCTCGATCGTAGCTTGCGGCACCGCGAGCTATGCCGGCTATGTTGCCAAATACTGGTTCGAGCGGCTCGGCCGCGTGCCGGTCGAGATCGACGTCGCGTCCGAATTCCGCTACCGCGAGGCGCCGCTGCGCAAGGGCGATCTCGCGATCTTCATTTCGCAATCCGGTGAGACCGCCGATACGCTGGCAGCACTGCGCTACGCCAAGGCCGAGGGCGTTCACACGCTATCCGTCGTCAACGTCCCGACCTCGACGATCGCGCGCGAGAGCGAGACCATGCTGCAGACGCTGGCCGGTCCCGAAATCGGCGTCGCCTCGACAAAAGCCTTCACCTGCCAGTTGATGGTGCTGGCCTCGCTGGCGGTTGCCGTCGGCAAGGCGAGGGGCGAATTGTCGGATGCCGACGAAGCCAAGCTGGTGCATGGCCTCATCGAAATTCCGCGCCTGATGGCGCAGGCGCTGACGATCGAACCGCAGATCGAAAAGCTGGCGCGCGAGATTTCGAAATCGAAAGACGTGCTCTATCTCGGCCGCGGCACCAGCTATCCGCTGGCGCTGGAAGGCGCGCTGAAGCTGAAGGAAATCTCCTATATCCACGCCGAGGGATATGCCGCCGGCGAACTCAAGCACGGGCCGATCGCGCTGATCGACGAGAACATGCCTGTCGTGGTGATCGCGCCGCATGACCGGGTGTTCGAGAAGACCGTTTCCAACATGCAGGAAGTCGCCGCCCGCGGCGGCAACATCATCCTGATGACCGACGCCAAGGGGGCGGCGGAGGCGACCATGGAATCGCTGGTCACGATCATTTTGCCCGACATGGCTGCGACATTTACGCCGATGGTCTATGCCATCCCGGTGCAGCTATTGGCCTATCATACCGCCGTGGTCATGGGCACCGACGTCGATCAGCCGAGAAATCTCGCGAAATCGGTAACCGTCGAATAG
- the mfd gene encoding transcription-repair coupling factor, translating to MKSPAKSPATLLVPGRALTFANVAEGAEGLVVSDLARAVAAKPKPSAVSLAVVCRDGPRMQQLARALEFFAPDLPVMQFPAWDCQPYDRVSPHGGILAQRLTTLARLARLKGSDKPLIVLTTVNAVVQRVPAREVVAAQALSVAPGHVVPMDSIVAWLEHNGYNRSSTVREPGEYAVRGGILDLFPAGLEQPVRFDFFGDSLESIRTFDAETQRTLLDMRALDLVPISEFQLVTETIRRFRMGYVATFGAPQRDDLLYEAVSEGRRHPGMEHWLPLFQERMDTLFDYLDGAVVAIEPQAEDAARERFKQIADYYEARRQALDHPGGGAIYKPLPPDRLYLTDAEWTERLGEAALARLTPFAVPDDGGDVIDAGARAGRSFAPERADTAVNVFESVVAHVQALQAQRKKVVISLWSEGSRDRMGSMLRDHKLLNLTSVNTWRTVQATPRNEAMLAVVGMESGFETDDVAVISEQDILGDRLVRPRKSSRKLDNFISEVTSLATGDLVVHVEHGIGRFVGLQTIEVGGAPHDCLELHYAAETKLFLPVENIELLSRYGSDHANVELDRLGGGGWQARKAKLKNRIREIAGELIKIAAERHLHEAPKMPVQPHVYDEFCARFPYEETEDQLGAITSTLKDLESGRPMDRLICGDVGFGKTEVALRAAFAVALDGKQVAVVVPTTLLARQHSKNFAERFRGFPVNVAQASRLIPPKELTQVKKGLTDGNIDIVVGTHALLGKAIKFRDLGLLIVDEEQHFGVSHKERLKQLRAQVHVLTLSATPIPRTLQLALTGVRDLSIIASPPVDRLAVRTFVAPHDPLMIREALLRERYRGGQAFYVVPRIEDLASVKDFLDKNVPEMKVAVAHGQMAPTVIEDIMSAFYDGKYDILLSTTIIESGLDIPTANTLIVHRADMFGLAQLYQLRGRVGRSKLRAYALFTLPAQQKITAQAERRLKVLQSLETLGAGFQLASHDLDIRGAGNLLGEEQSGHIKEVGFELYQSMLEEAILNLKAGVSEPAADRWSPQITIGMPVLIPEEYVADLAVRLSLYRRLADLETDDEIDNFAAEMRDRFGVLPDEVRYLFKVAAIKAYCRRANVEKVDAGPKGAVITFRDNKFAQPDRLVFFIRQHGQAAKVRPDMKVVFLQIWKTPEERLMGTTEILRQLANLAENKKAA from the coding sequence ATGAAATCGCCTGCCAAATCGCCCGCCACGCTGCTCGTCCCCGGCCGCGCGCTGACCTTTGCCAATGTCGCCGAGGGCGCGGAAGGGCTTGTGGTCTCAGATCTCGCGCGAGCGGTCGCGGCCAAACCAAAACCGTCGGCCGTGAGCCTCGCGGTGGTCTGCCGCGACGGTCCGCGCATGCAGCAACTGGCCCGCGCGCTGGAATTTTTCGCGCCCGATTTGCCGGTGATGCAGTTTCCGGCCTGGGACTGCCAGCCCTATGACCGGGTGTCGCCGCATGGCGGCATCCTGGCGCAGCGCCTCACCACGCTGGCACGGCTGGCGCGCCTGAAGGGCAGCGACAAACCGCTGATCGTGCTGACCACGGTCAACGCCGTCGTGCAGCGGGTGCCGGCGCGCGAGGTCGTCGCGGCGCAGGCGCTGTCGGTGGCTCCCGGCCATGTCGTGCCGATGGACTCGATCGTCGCCTGGCTCGAGCACAACGGCTACAACCGCTCGTCGACCGTGCGTGAACCCGGCGAATATGCCGTGCGCGGCGGCATTCTCGACCTGTTTCCGGCCGGGCTCGAACAGCCCGTACGGTTCGATTTTTTCGGCGACAGCCTCGAATCGATCCGCACCTTCGACGCCGAAACCCAGCGCACGCTGCTCGACATGCGCGCGCTCGATCTGGTGCCGATCTCGGAATTCCAGCTCGTCACCGAAACCATTCGCCGCTTTCGCATGGGCTATGTCGCGACCTTCGGCGCGCCGCAGCGCGACGATCTGCTGTACGAAGCGGTTAGCGAAGGCCGCCGTCACCCCGGCATGGAGCATTGGCTGCCGCTGTTCCAGGAGCGGATGGACACGCTGTTCGACTATCTCGACGGCGCCGTGGTCGCGATCGAGCCGCAGGCCGAGGATGCCGCGCGTGAGCGATTCAAGCAGATCGCGGACTACTACGAGGCCCGGCGCCAGGCGCTGGATCATCCTGGCGGCGGCGCGATTTACAAGCCGTTGCCGCCGGACCGGCTCTATCTGACCGATGCGGAATGGACGGAACGGCTGGGCGAAGCGGCACTGGCGCGGCTGACGCCGTTCGCGGTGCCGGACGACGGCGGCGACGTGATAGACGCCGGCGCGCGCGCCGGCCGCAGCTTTGCGCCCGAACGCGCCGACACCGCGGTCAACGTGTTCGAATCCGTGGTGGCGCATGTGCAGGCGTTGCAGGCGCAGCGCAAGAAGGTAGTCATCTCGCTGTGGAGCGAAGGTTCGCGCGACCGCATGGGCAGCATGCTGCGGGACCACAAGCTGCTCAACCTCACCAGCGTCAACACCTGGCGGACGGTTCAGGCGACCCCGCGCAACGAGGCCATGCTGGCCGTGGTCGGCATGGAGAGCGGCTTTGAGACCGATGACGTCGCGGTCATCAGCGAACAGGACATTCTGGGCGACCGCCTGGTGCGGCCGCGCAAATCCAGCCGCAAGCTCGATAACTTCATCTCGGAGGTGACGAGTCTCGCGACCGGCGACCTCGTGGTGCATGTCGAGCACGGTATCGGGCGATTTGTCGGCCTGCAGACCATCGAGGTCGGCGGCGCGCCGCATGACTGCCTGGAACTGCACTACGCCGCCGAAACCAAGCTGTTCCTGCCGGTCGAAAATATCGAGCTGCTGTCGCGTTACGGCTCCGACCACGCCAATGTCGAACTCGACCGGCTGGGTGGCGGCGGCTGGCAGGCGCGCAAGGCCAAGCTGAAGAACCGGATTCGCGAGATCGCCGGCGAACTGATCAAGATCGCGGCGGAACGGCATCTGCATGAAGCGCCGAAAATGCCGGTGCAACCGCATGTCTACGACGAATTCTGTGCGCGCTTCCCCTATGAGGAAACCGAGGACCAGCTCGGCGCGATCACCTCGACGCTGAAGGATCTCGAAAGCGGCCGGCCGATGGATCGCCTGATCTGCGGCGACGTCGGCTTCGGCAAGACCGAGGTGGCGCTACGCGCGGCGTTTGCCGTCGCGCTCGACGGCAAGCAGGTCGCCGTGGTGGTGCCGACGACGCTGTTGGCGCGGCAGCACAGCAAGAATTTCGCTGAGCGGTTCCGGGGTTTTCCGGTCAATGTCGCGCAGGCCTCCCGCCTGATCCCGCCGAAGGAGCTGACACAGGTCAAGAAGGGGCTGACCGATGGCAATATCGACATCGTCGTCGGCACCCATGCGCTGCTCGGCAAGGCCATCAAGTTCCGCGATCTCGGTCTGCTGATCGTCGACGAGGAGCAGCATTTCGGCGTCAGCCACAAGGAACGGCTGAAGCAGTTGCGCGCGCAAGTCCATGTGCTGACGCTGTCGGCGACGCCGATCCCGCGCACGCTGCAACTGGCGCTGACCGGCGTGCGCGATCTCTCTATCATTGCCTCGCCGCCGGTCGACCGGCTCGCGGTGCGCACCTTCGTGGCGCCGCACGATCCCCTGATGATCCGCGAGGCGCTGTTGCGCGAACGCTATCGCGGCGGCCAGGCGTTCTATGTGGTGCCGCGGATCGAGGATCTCGCCAGCGTCAAGGATTTCCTCGACAAGAACGTGCCGGAGATGAAGGTCGCGGTCGCGCACGGCCAGATGGCGCCGACCGTGATCGAGGACATCATGTCGGCGTTCTACGACGGCAAATACGACATCCTGTTGTCGACCACGATCATCGAGTCCGGGCTCGATATTCCGACCGCGAATACCTTGATCGTGCATCGCGCCGACATGTTCGGGCTGGCGCAGCTCTATCAGTTGCGCGGCCGGGTCGGTCGCTCGAAGCTGCGGGCCTATGCGCTGTTCACGCTCCCTGCGCAGCAGAAGATCACGGCCCAGGCTGAACGGCGGCTGAAGGTGCTGCAGTCGCTGGAAACATTGGGCGCGGGTTTCCAACTTGCGTCGCACGACCTCGACATCCGCGGCGCCGGCAATCTGCTCGGCGAGGAACAGTCCGGCCATATCAAGGAAGTCGGCTTCGAGCTCTATCAATCGATGCTGGAGGAGGCGATCCTCAACCTCAAGGCTGGCGTGTCGGAGCCCGCCGCCGACCGCTGGTCGCCGCAGATCACCATCGGCATGCCGGTGCTGATCCCCGAGGAATACGTCGCCGACCTCGCGGTACGGCTGTCGCTGTACCGAAGGCTCGCCGACCTCGAAACCGATGACGAGATCGATAATTTCGCCGCCGAAATGCGCGACCGCTTCGGCGTGCTGCCGGACGAGGTGCGCTATCTGTTCAAGGTCGCCGCGATCAAGGCCTATTGCCGCCGCGCCAATGTCGAGAAGGTCGATGCCGGGCCGAAGGGCGCCGTCATCACCTTCCGCGACAACAAGTTCGCGCAGCCGGATCGATTGGTGTTCTTCATCCGCCAGCACGGCCAGGCCGCAAAGGTGCGCCCGGACATGAAGGTGGTGTTCCTACAGATATGGAAGACTCCGGAAGAGCGTCTGATGGGTACCACCGAGATCTTGCGCCAGCTCGCCAATCTCGCGGAGAACAAGAAGGCGGCGTGA
- a CDS encoding IS110 family transposase, with amino-acid sequence MVAQDDRIVVGIDVAKDKVDACIRSLSLRQVCPNTGQGHRKLVAWLRKYKATRAVMEASGGYERDWAKLLRQAGVEVRIVDPKRVRSFALSAGRLAKNDVIDAEMIAWFAEIFTEAPSQTHDAAREELLALVKARIGLGDLKTRLQSQNEHAAPGLVQKTHARVLKNLVSEIAKLEAAIAAKIKASPHLAERAEIIESVPGLAETTSANLIAGMPELGQVSNKIAGALLGAAPYDDDSGHRRGERHIKGGRRWVRNAIYMPCLGAATQNNPVLKAFYDRLIAKGKKPKVVLVACMRKLIVILNIMIARRQKWDPSRYALN; translated from the coding sequence ATGGTGGCACAAGATGATCGCATTGTCGTGGGCATCGATGTGGCAAAGGACAAGGTCGATGCGTGCATTCGCTCGCTGTCATTGCGTCAGGTCTGTCCGAACACGGGACAAGGCCACCGCAAGCTGGTGGCCTGGCTTCGCAAGTACAAGGCAACCAGGGCTGTGATGGAGGCGAGCGGCGGTTACGAGCGTGACTGGGCCAAGCTACTGCGCCAGGCCGGTGTCGAGGTGCGGATCGTCGACCCCAAACGCGTCCGCAGCTTCGCGCTATCGGCCGGCCGGCTGGCAAAGAACGATGTGATCGACGCGGAGATGATCGCCTGGTTCGCCGAGATATTTACCGAGGCGCCGAGCCAGACCCACGATGCCGCACGCGAGGAGTTGCTGGCGCTGGTGAAAGCGCGCATCGGTCTGGGTGATCTCAAGACGCGCTTGCAAAGCCAAAACGAGCATGCTGCACCAGGACTGGTTCAGAAAACGCATGCCCGCGTCTTGAAGAATCTGGTCAGTGAAATTGCCAAGCTCGAGGCGGCAATTGCGGCCAAGATCAAGGCCTCGCCACACCTTGCCGAGCGTGCCGAGATCATCGAGAGCGTGCCGGGCCTCGCCGAAACGACCTCCGCCAACCTCATTGCGGGGATGCCGGAGCTTGGGCAGGTGAGCAACAAGATCGCCGGTGCGTTATTAGGCGCCGCCCCGTACGACGACGATAGCGGCCATCGGCGCGGTGAGCGTCATATCAAGGGTGGCCGCCGCTGGGTCCGCAACGCCATCTACATGCCCTGCCTCGGCGCAGCCACGCAGAACAACCCGGTGCTCAAGGCCTTCTACGACCGCCTGATTGCCAAGGGAAAGAAGCCGAAAGTGGTGCTTGTCGCCTGCATGCGCAAGCTCATCGTCATCCTCAACATCATGATCGCACGACGGCAGAAATGGGATCCCAGCCGTTACGCACTGAACTGA
- the recG gene encoding ATP-dependent DNA helicase RecG — translation MRPSLLNPLFAPVTTLSGVGPKQDKLLQYLLGRNETARLVDLLLHLPASVIDRRARPKIRDAVQRTVVTLEVTVDRHRPPPPRSARAPFLVYASDDTGDVVLTFFRAKPGYVEKLLPVGEKRYVSGTLQMYDGIPQIVHPDRVIDEAGFAKLTGIDPVYPLTEGLALGSLRRAIAQALTKLPDLPEWISPDVLRRCKFPPIREALNRVHVPVELTDILPDGPFWSRLAFDELLAGQLALALVRAQLRRPAGDRHAGDGHLRAKIIDALPYALTTSQREAVAAITEDLRQPVRMLRLLQGDVGSGKTVVALLAAAAVIEAGKQAALMAPTEILARQHIKTITPLAERAGLRVAILTGREKGKERREILERLEAGEIDFLVGTHALIQDDVVFKSLALAVVDEQHRFGVRERLALTNKGEAVDVLVLSATPIPRTLVLTYFGDMDVSELREKPAGRQPIDTRTVPNSRLEEVVDGVGRALKAGKLVYWICPLVEESEAEGTEHLTNATERFERLRERFGDKVGLVHGQMKGTDKDRVMAQFAAHEIGLLVATTVVEVGVDVPAASIMVIENAERFGLAQLHQLRGRIGRGSEASTCLLLYKEPLGEMSTARLKVIRETTDGFRIAEEDLKLRGEGDVLGIRQSGLPGYRIARSEVHGQLITQARDEALRILKDDPKLKGERGEALRCLLYLYERDEAVPLIGAG, via the coding sequence ATGCGCCCCAGTCTGCTCAATCCCCTGTTTGCGCCGGTCACGACCCTTTCCGGCGTCGGGCCGAAGCAGGACAAGCTGCTGCAATATCTGCTTGGCCGTAACGAGACCGCGCGGCTGGTCGATTTGCTGCTGCATCTGCCGGCCAGCGTGATCGACCGCCGGGCCCGGCCGAAGATTCGCGACGCCGTGCAGCGGACCGTGGTGACCTTGGAGGTCACCGTCGATCGGCATCGCCCGCCTCCGCCGCGCAGCGCCCGCGCGCCGTTCCTGGTCTATGCCAGCGACGACACCGGCGACGTGGTGCTGACGTTCTTCCGGGCCAAGCCCGGCTATGTCGAAAAGCTGCTGCCGGTCGGCGAGAAGCGCTACGTTTCCGGCACGCTGCAAATGTATGACGGCATCCCGCAGATCGTGCATCCCGATCGCGTCATCGACGAGGCCGGATTTGCCAAACTCACCGGCATCGATCCCGTCTATCCGCTGACCGAGGGCCTCGCGCTCGGCTCGCTGCGGCGGGCGATCGCGCAGGCGCTGACCAAGCTGCCGGACCTGCCGGAATGGATCAGCCCGGACGTGCTGCGTCGCTGCAAGTTTCCGCCGATCCGCGAAGCGCTGAATCGCGTCCACGTCCCGGTCGAACTGACGGATATCCTACCCGACGGTCCGTTCTGGTCGCGGCTGGCCTTCGACGAACTGCTCGCAGGCCAATTGGCGCTGGCGCTGGTTCGCGCGCAGTTGCGGCGCCCGGCCGGCGACCGCCACGCCGGCGACGGCCATCTGCGAGCCAAGATCATCGACGCGCTGCCCTACGCGCTGACAACGTCGCAGCGCGAGGCGGTGGCGGCGATCACCGAGGACCTGCGCCAACCGGTGCGGATGCTGCGCCTGCTGCAGGGCGATGTCGGATCGGGCAAGACGGTGGTGGCACTCTTGGCCGCAGCCGCCGTCATCGAGGCCGGCAAGCAGGCGGCGCTGATGGCGCCGACCGAGATTTTGGCGCGGCAACATATCAAGACCATCACGCCACTCGCCGAGCGCGCGGGGCTGCGCGTGGCCATCCTCACCGGCCGCGAGAAGGGCAAGGAGCGCCGCGAGATTCTTGAACGGCTGGAAGCCGGCGAGATCGATTTTCTGGTCGGCACCCATGCGCTGATCCAGGACGACGTGGTGTTCAAATCGCTGGCGCTGGCGGTGGTCGACGAGCAGCACCGTTTCGGCGTCCGCGAGCGGCTCGCGCTCACCAACAAGGGCGAAGCCGTCGACGTTCTCGTGCTCAGCGCGACGCCGATCCCGCGCACGCTGGTGCTGACTTATTTCGGCGATATGGACGTCAGCGAATTGCGCGAGAAGCCGGCCGGCCGCCAGCCGATCGACACCCGCACGGTTCCGAACAGCCGCCTCGAGGAGGTTGTCGACGGCGTCGGCCGCGCGCTGAAGGCCGGCAAGCTGGTGTACTGGATCTGTCCGCTGGTCGAGGAATCCGAGGCCGAAGGCACCGAGCATCTCACCAACGCCACCGAACGCTTCGAGCGCTTGCGGGAACGGTTCGGCGACAAGGTCGGCCTGGTGCATGGCCAGATGAAGGGCACCGACAAGGACCGCGTGATGGCGCAGTTCGCCGCCCACGAGATCGGCCTCTTGGTCGCGACCACCGTGGTCGAGGTCGGCGTCGACGTGCCCGCCGCGTCGATCATGGTGATCGAGAACGCCGAGCGCTTTGGGCTTGCGCAACTGCACCAGTTGCGCGGCCGGATCGGCCGCGGCTCCGAGGCCTCGACCTGTCTCCTGCTCTACAAAGAGCCACTCGGCGAGATGTCGACCGCGCGGCTGAAGGTGATCCGCGAAACCACCGACGGATTCCGCATCGCCGAGGAGGATCTGAAGCTGCGCGGCGAAGGCGACGTGCTCGGCATCCGCCAGAGCGGCCTGCCCGGCTACCGCATCGCGCGCTCCGAGGTCCACGGCCAGCTCATCACGCAAGCGCGCGACGAGGCGCTCCGCATCCTCAAGGACGATCCGAAGCTCAAGGGCGAGCGCGGCGAAGCGCTGCGGTGCTTGCTGTATCTGTATGAACGCGACGAGGCGGTGCCGTTGATCGGGGCTGGTTGA
- a CDS encoding DUF502 domain-containing protein — MNREELPPTAPPEDMQPDHPRGLMARFRNYFLTGLVVAGPIAITFYLTWWFVNWVDNLVRPFVPTAYRPETYLPFGLPGSGLIVAVIALTLLGFLTANLIGRTLVDLGERLLGRIPAVRAIYRGLKQVFETLFSGSGSSFRRVGLVEFPSPGMWSIVLISQPPSVEIANKLPGNEEQVSVFLPCAPNPTTGFFFYVPRSKIIEVDMSAEDAATLIMSAGVVQPGSDSQKKVAALAGMANAARVANSGSLAPAKVE; from the coding sequence ATGAACCGCGAAGAACTGCCCCCGACCGCTCCCCCCGAAGACATGCAGCCGGATCACCCGCGCGGCCTGATGGCCCGGTTTCGGAACTATTTCCTGACCGGCCTGGTGGTCGCGGGCCCGATCGCCATCACCTTTTACCTGACCTGGTGGTTCGTGAACTGGGTCGACAACCTGGTTCGCCCGTTCGTTCCGACCGCCTATCGGCCGGAAACCTACCTGCCGTTCGGACTGCCGGGCTCCGGCCTGATCGTCGCCGTGATCGCGCTGACGCTATTGGGCTTCCTCACCGCGAACCTGATCGGCCGCACCTTGGTCGATCTCGGCGAACGGCTGCTGGGTCGTATTCCGGCCGTGCGGGCGATCTATCGCGGCCTGAAGCAGGTGTTCGAGACGCTGTTCTCCGGCTCGGGCTCGAGCTTCCGCCGCGTCGGCCTGGTCGAGTTTCCGTCGCCCGGGATGTGGTCGATCGTGCTGATCTCGCAGCCGCCGAGCGTCGAAATCGCCAACAAGCTTCCCGGCAATGAGGAGCAGGTCTCGGTATTCCTGCCCTGCGCGCCGAACCCGACCACCGGATTCTTTTTCTACGTGCCGCGCAGCAAGATCATCGAAGTCGACATGAGCGCCGAAGACGCCGCGACCCTGATCATGTCGGCCGGCGTGGTGCAGCCGGGCTCGGATTCACAAAAGAAGGTGGCGGCGCTGGCCGGCATGGCGAACGCGGCGCGTGTCGCGAATTCGGGTTCGCTGGCGCCTGCGAAGGTGGAGTAG
- a CDS encoding PRC-barrel domain-containing protein, translating to MKKIALITASLALLASPVLAEEAKTVGTAPAEAKFSTVAPNEMFSSKLKGLNVYNQKDESVGEITDIAIKNNAVDALILSVGGFLGVGEHYVAVSPSSVNVRHDAKNDKWLASMNTTKEALKAAPEFKYPK from the coding sequence ATGAAGAAAATTGCACTGATCACTGCGTCGCTGGCCTTGCTGGCAAGCCCGGTTCTCGCCGAGGAAGCCAAGACCGTCGGCACCGCGCCGGCGGAAGCGAAATTCTCGACGGTCGCGCCTAACGAGATGTTCTCGTCGAAGCTGAAGGGCCTGAACGTCTATAACCAGAAGGACGAGTCGGTCGGCGAAATCACGGATATCGCGATCAAGAACAACGCGGTTGACGCGCTGATCCTTTCGGTCGGCGGATTTCTCGGCGTGGGCGAGCACTATGTTGCAGTCTCGCCGTCGTCGGTGAACGTGAGGCACGACGCCAAGAACGACAAGTGGTTGGCGTCGATGAACACCACCAAGGAGGCGCTGAAGGCCGCGCCGGAATTTAAGTATCCGAAGTAA